A region from the Arachis ipaensis cultivar K30076 chromosome B01, Araip1.1, whole genome shotgun sequence genome encodes:
- the LOC107640665 gene encoding transcription factor RF2b, producing the protein MATHMQDPPSKSNPNNPNANNNAVNAHQLPPQPPPTAAVPPSSTGVTSSVFIRGDGCEGGSPNAHHRRAHSEVSFRLPDDMMDLSPSDPFTGGSSTASLEEIGSEDDLFSTYIDVEKLSGGGGASNGSIQGGNGLDQSSYGGAGTSGNNEEDKSPGGNGSAGAGGARPRHRHSNSVDGSTTGVFGEIMEAKKAMPPDKLAELWTIDPKRAKRILANRQSAARSKERKARYIQELERKVQTLQTEATTLSAQLTLYQRDTTGLSSENTELKLRLQAMEQQAQLRDALNDALMKEVERLKIATGEAMKPSESFNLGMQQMQFAGSNFFPVPQSSGPPGLQSIPMMSFCHPPSNIPHEMQHSNSHQLADILHNDQLGRLQGLDISSKGSTLVKAEGPSLSASESSNTF; encoded by the exons atggCTACACATATGCAAGATCCACCTTCGAAATCTAACCCTAACAATCCCAATGCAAACAACAATGCCGTCAATGCTCATCAATTACCTCCTCAACCTCCGCCTACGGCGGCGGTTCCGCCATCTTCCACCGGCGTAACCTCATCCGTATTCATCCGCGGTGACGGTTGTGAAGGTGGCAGTCCGAACGCGCATCACCGGAGGGCTCACTCGGAGGTCAGTTTCCGGCTGCCGGACGACATGATGGACCTATCGCCGTCGGATCCGTTCACCGGCGGCTCATCCACCGCCAGCCTCGAGGAGATCGGATCCGAGGACGACCTCTTCTCTACCTACATTGACGTCGAGAAGCTCAGCGGCGGAGGAGGGGCTTCGAACGGTTCGATTCAGGGCGGAAATGGATTAGATCAGAGCAGTTACGGCGGCGCCGGAACAAGCGGCAACAACGAGGAAGATAAGAGCCCTGGTGGAAACGGTAGCGCTGGCGCCGGAGGAGCTAGGCCGAGGCACCGGCATAGTAACTCCGTCGACGGTTCTACGACAGGCGTGTTCGGAGAGATCATGGAGGCGAAGAAAGCAATGCCTCCTGATAAGCTCGCTGAGCTATGGACCATTGATCCGAAACGCGCCAAGAG AATACTTGCTAATCGGCAATCTGCTGCACGTTCAAAAGAGAGAAAGGCCCGCTATATACAAGAACTCGAGCGCAAAGTTCAGACCCTTCAGACCGAAGCTACAACTCTTTCTGCCCAATTGACCCTATACCAG AGGGACACAACAGGTCTGAGTAGTGAAAATACCGAGCTCAAACTTCGGCTACAAGCCATGGAACAACAAGCACAACTTCGCGATg CTCTTAACGACGCATTGATGAAAGAAGTAGAGAGGCTAAAGATTGCCACCGGGGAGGCAATGAAGCCCTCTGAATCTTTTAATCTAGGAATGCAACAGATGCAATTTGCAGGGTCAAATTTTTTTCCAGTCCCACAAAGTTCAGGTCCTCCTGGTCTGCAGAGCATACCAATGATGTCATTCTGTCACCCCCCATCCAACATTCCTCATGAAATGCAACATTCAAATTCTCATCAACTCGCTGATATATTGCATAACGACCAGCTCGGTCGCTTGCAGGGACTCGACATTAGCAGCAAAGGATCAACCCTTGTGAAAGCCGAAGGCCCCTCACTTTCTGCGAGTGAGAGCAGCAATACATTTTGA